A portion of the Arabidopsis thaliana chloroplast, complete genome genome contains these proteins:
- the rpl32 gene encoding ribosomal protein L32, with product MAVPKKRTSISKKRIRKKIWKRKGYWTSLKAFSLGKSLSTGNSKSFFVQQNK from the coding sequence ATGGCAGTTCCAAAAAAACGTACTTCTATCTCGAAAAAGCGTATTCGTAAAAAAATTTGGAAAAGGAAGGGATATTGGACATCGTTGAAAGCTTTTTCATTAGGGAAATCACTTTCTACAGGTAATTCAAAAAGTTTTTTTGTACAGCAAAATAAATAA
- the ccsA gene encoding cytochrome c biogenesis protein, producing the protein MIFSILEHILTHISFSVVSIVLTIYFLTLLVNLDEIIGFFDSSDKGIIITFFGITGLLLTRWIYSGHFPLSNLYESLIFLSWAFSIIHMVSYFNKKQQNKLNTITAPSVIFIQGFATSGLLNKMPQSAILVPALQSQWLMMHVSMMILGYGALLCGSLLSIALLVITFRKVGPTFWKKNIKKNFLLNELFSFDVLYYINERNSILLQQNINFSFSRNYYRYQLIQQLDFWSFRIISLGFIFLTVGILSGAVWANETWGSYWNWDPKETWAFITWTIFAIYLHIKTNRNVRGINSAIVALIGFILIWICYFGVNLLGIGLHSYGSFTSN; encoded by the coding sequence ATGATTTTTTCAATTTTAGAGCATATATTAACTCATATATCTTTTTCGGTCGTTTCAATTGTGCTGACAATTTATTTTTTAACTTTATTAGTTAATTTAGATGAAATCATAGGATTTTTTGATTCATCAGATAAAGGAATCATAATTACGTTTTTTGGTATAACAGGATTATTATTAACTCGTTGGATTTATTCAGGACATTTTCCATTAAGTAATTTATATGAATCATTAATTTTTCTTTCGTGGGCTTTTTCAATTATTCATATGGTTTCCTATTTTAATAAAAAACAACAAAATAAGTTAAACACAATAACTGCGCCAAGTGTTATTTTTATTCAGGGTTTTGCTACTTCAGGTCTTTTAAACAAAATGCCTCAGTCTGCAATATTAGTACCAGCTCTCCAGTCCCAGTGGTTAATGATGCACGTAAGTATGATGATATTAGGCTATGGCGCTCTGTTATGCGGATCATTATTATCAATAGCTCTTCTAGTGATTACATTTCGCAAAGTCGGACCTACTTTTTGGAAAAAGAATATAAAAAAAAATTTTTTATTAAATGAATTATTTTCTTTTGATGTACTTTACTACATAAATGAAAGAAATTCTATTTTACTACAACAAAACATTAATTTTAGTTTTTCTAGAAATTATTATAGGTATCAACTGATTCAACAATTAGATTTTTGGAGTTTTCGTATTATTAGTCTTGGATTTATCTTTTTAACCGTCGGCATTCTTTCAGGAGCTGTCTGGGCTAATGAGACATGGGGTTCATATTGGAACTGGGACCCAAAAGAAACTTGGGCATTTATTACTTGGACTATATTCGCAATTTATTTACATATTAAAACAAATAGGAATGTTAGGGGTATAAATTCTGCAATTGTGGCTTTGATCGGTTTTATTTTAATTTGGATATGCTATTTTGGCGTCAATCTTTTAGGAATAGGTTTACATAGTTATGGTTCATTTACATCGAATTAA
- the ndhD gene encoding NADH dehydrogenase subunit 4 yields the protein MNDFPWLTIIVVFPISAGSLMLFLPHRGNKVNKWYTICICILELLLTTYAFCYNFKMDDPLIQLSEDYKWIDFFDFYWRMGIDGLSIGTILLTGFITTLATLAAFPVTRDSRFFHFLMLAMYSGQIGSFSSRDLLLFFIMWELELIPVYLLLSMWGGKKRLYSATKFILYTAGSSIFLLIGVLGISLYGSNEPTLNLELLANKSYPVTLEILFYIGFLIAFAVKSPIIPLHTWLPDTHGEAHYSTCMLLAGILLKMGAYGLVRINMELLPHAHSMFSPWLLVVGTIQIIYAASTSPGQRNLKKRIAYSSVSHMGFIIIGISSITDPGLNGAILQIISHGFIGAALFFLAGTSYDRIRLVYLDEMGGMAISIPKIFTMFTILSMASLALPGMSGFIAEFIVFFGIITSQKYFLISKIFIIFVMAIGMILTPIYLLSMLRQMFYGYKLINIKNFSFFDSGPRELFLSISILLPIIGIGIYPDFVLSLASDKVESILSNYFYG from the coding sequence ACGAATGATTTTCCTTGGTTAACAATAATTGTTGTTTTTCCAATATCTGCTGGTTCATTAATGTTATTTCTCCCGCATAGGGGAAATAAAGTCAATAAATGGTATACTATATGCATTTGCATCTTAGAACTTCTTCTAACGACCTACGCTTTTTGTTATAATTTTAAAATGGACGATCCATTAATTCAACTGTCCGAAGATTATAAATGGATCGATTTTTTTGATTTTTACTGGAGAATGGGAATAGATGGACTTTCTATAGGAACTATTTTACTGACGGGATTTATTACTACTTTAGCCACTTTAGCGGCTTTTCCAGTTACTCGGGATTCCCGATTTTTTCATTTCCTGATGTTAGCAATGTACAGCGGTCAAATAGGATCATTTTCTTCTCGGGATCTTCTACTTTTTTTCATCATGTGGGAATTAGAATTAATTCCCGTTTATCTACTTTTATCCATGTGGGGTGGAAAGAAACGTCTGTATTCGGCTACAAAATTTATTTTGTACACGGCAGGAAGTTCTATTTTTTTATTAATAGGAGTTTTAGGTATAAGTTTATATGGTTCGAACGAACCAACATTAAATTTAGAACTCTTAGCTAATAAATCCTATCCTGTTACACTTGAAATACTATTTTATATTGGATTTCTTATTGCTTTTGCCGTCAAATCACCGATTATACCTTTACATACTTGGTTACCTGACACCCACGGTGAGGCACATTACAGTACCTGTATGCTTCTCGCTGGAATCTTATTAAAAATGGGAGCCTATGGGTTGGTTCGAATCAATATGGAATTATTACCCCACGCTCATTCTATGTTTTCTCCTTGGTTGTTGGTAGTCGGTACAATCCAAATAATTTATGCAGCTTCAACATCTCCCGGTCAACGTAATTTAAAAAAGAGAATAGCCTATTCTTCTGTATCTCATATGGGTTTTATAATTATAGGTATTAGTTCTATAACGGATCCTGGACTTAATGGAGCTATTTTACAAATAATTTCTCATGGATTTATTGGCGCTGCACTTTTTTTCTTGGCAGGAACGAGTTATGATAGAATTAGGCTTGTTTATCTTGATGAAATGGGTGGAATGGCTATCTCCATTCCAAAAATATTTACAATGTTCACTATTTTATCGATGGCTTCCCTTGCATTGCCGGGCATGAGTGGTTTTATTGCAGAATTCATTGTTTTTTTTGGAATAATTACCAGCCAAAAATATTTCTTAATTTCCAAAATTTTCATTATTTTTGTAATGGCAATTGGAATGATATTAACTCCTATATATTTATTATCTATGTTACGCCAAATGTTCTATGGATACAAGTTAATTAATATCAAAAACTTTTCTTTTTTTGATTCTGGACCCCGAGAGTTATTTCTTTCAATCTCTATTCTTTTACCCATAATTGGTATTGGGATTTATCCTGATTTTGTGCTCTCATTAGCAAGTGACAAGGTCGAATCCATTTTATCTAATTATTTTTATGGATAG
- the psaC gene encoding photosystem I subunit VII (9 kDa protein) — protein MSHSVKIYDTCIGCTQCVRACPTDVLEMIPWDGCKAKQIASAPRTEDCVGCKRCESACPTDFLSVRVYLWHETTRSMGLAY, from the coding sequence ATGTCACATTCAGTAAAAATTTATGATACTTGTATAGGATGTACTCAATGTGTCCGAGCATGCCCTACAGACGTATTAGAAATGATACCTTGGGATGGATGTAAAGCTAAGCAAATAGCTTCTGCTCCAAGAACCGAGGACTGTGTTGGTTGTAAGAGATGTGAATCCGCCTGTCCAACGGATTTTTTGAGCGTTCGAGTTTATTTATGGCATGAAACAACTCGAAGTATGGGTCTAGCTTATTGA
- the ndhE gene encoding NADH dehydrogenase subunit 4L, translating into MILEHVLVLSAYLFLIGLYGLITSRNMVRALMCLELILNAVNMNFVTFSDFFDNSQLKGEIFCIFVIAIAAAEAAIGLAIVSSIYRNRKSIRINQSTLLNK; encoded by the coding sequence ATGATACTCGAACATGTACTTGTTTTGAGTGCCTATTTATTTTTGATTGGTCTTTATGGATTGATCACAAGTCGAAATATGGTTAGGGCTCTTATGTGTCTTGAACTTATACTCAATGCAGTTAATATGAATTTCGTAACATTTTCTGATTTTTTTGATAATTCCCAACTAAAAGGGGAAATTTTCTGCATTTTTGTTATAGCAATTGCAGCCGCTGAAGCAGCTATTGGATTAGCTATAGTCTCGTCAATTTATCGTAACAGAAAATCAATTCGCATAAACCAATCGACCTTATTAAATAAGTAA
- the ndhG gene encoding NADH dehydrogenase subunit 6, with protein MDLPGPIHDFLLVFLGSGLLVGGLGVVLLPNPIFSAFSLGFVLVCISLLYILSNSHFVAAAQLLIYVGAINVLIIFAVMFMNDSEYSTDFNLWTIGNGITSLVCTTILFLLMSTILDTSWYGVIWTTKLNQILEQDLISNSQQIGIHLSTDFFLPFELISIILLVALIGAISVARQ; from the coding sequence ATGGATTTGCCTGGACCAATACATGATTTTCTTTTAGTTTTTCTGGGATCCGGTCTTCTAGTAGGGGGTCTGGGAGTGGTATTACTTCCCAACCCAATATTTTCAGCCTTTTCCTTAGGATTTGTTCTTGTTTGTATATCTTTATTGTATATTCTATCAAATTCCCATTTTGTAGCTGCTGCACAACTCCTTATTTATGTGGGGGCCATAAATGTTTTAATCATATTTGCTGTGATGTTCATGAATGATTCAGAATATTCCACAGATTTCAATCTGTGGACCATTGGGAATGGGATTACTTCGTTGGTTTGTACAACTATTCTTTTTTTATTAATGTCTACTATTCTCGATACGTCATGGTACGGGGTTATTTGGACTACAAAATTAAACCAGATTCTAGAGCAAGATTTAATAAGTAATAGTCAACAAATAGGAATTCATTTATCAACAGATTTTTTTCTGCCATTTGAACTCATTTCAATAATTCTTTTAGTTGCTTTGATAGGTGCAATTTCTGTGGCTCGTCAATAA
- the ndhI gene encoding NADH dehydrogenase subunit I: protein MLPMITGFMNYGQQTLRAARYIGQGFMITLSHTNRLPVTIQYPYEKLITSERFRGRIHFEFDKCIACEVCVRVCPIDLPVVDWKLETNIRKKRLLNYSIDFGICIFCGNCVEYCPTNCLSMTEEYEFSTYDRHELNYNQIALGRLPMSVIDDYTIRTIWNSPQTKNGVNPLI from the coding sequence ATGCTTCCTATGATAACCGGGTTCATGAATTATGGTCAACAAACCCTACGAGCTGCAAGGTATATTGGTCAAGGTTTCATGATTACCTTATCCCACACAAATCGTTTACCTGTAACTATTCAATATCCCTATGAAAAATTAATAACATCGGAACGTTTCCGCGGTCGAATCCATTTTGAATTTGATAAATGCATTGCTTGTGAAGTATGTGTTCGAGTATGTCCTATAGATTTGCCTGTTGTTGATTGGAAATTGGAAACTAATATTCGAAAAAAACGATTGCTTAATTACAGTATTGATTTTGGAATTTGTATATTTTGTGGTAATTGTGTTGAGTATTGTCCAACAAATTGTTTGTCAATGACTGAAGAATATGAATTTTCCACTTATGATCGTCACGAATTGAATTATAATCAAATAGCTTTGGGTCGTTTACCAATGTCAGTAATTGACGATTACACTATTCGAACAATTTGGAATTCACCTCAAACAAAAAATGGGGTAAACCCTTTAATTTGA
- the ndhA gene encoding NADH dehydrogenase subunit 1 yields MIIYATAVQTINSFVKLESLKEVYGLIWIFVPIFSLVLGIITGVLVIVWLEREISAGIQQRIGPEYAGPLGILQALADGTKLLFKENLRPSRGNTPLFSIGPSIAVISILLSYSVIPFSNHLVLADLNIGIFLWIAISSIAPIGLLMSGYGSNNKYSFLGGLRAAAQSISYEIPLTLCVLSISLLSNSLSTVDIVEAQSKYGFWGWNLWRQPIGFIIFLISSLAECERLPFDLPEAEEELIAGYQTEYSGIKFGLFYVASYLNLLISSLFVTVLYLGGWNISIPYISILELFQRDQIFGTTIGIFITLAKTYLFLFVSIATRWTLPRLRMDQLLNLGWKFLLPISLGNLLLTTSFQLFSL; encoded by the exons ATGATAATTTATGCAACAGCAGTCCAAACTATAAATTCTTTTGTTAAATTGGAATCTTTAAAAGAGGTCTATGGACTCATATGGATATTTGTCCCTATATTTTCTCTTGTATTGGGAATCATAACAGGTGTACTAGTAATTGTGTGGTTAGAAAGAGAAATATCTGCAGGGATACAACAACGTATTGGACCTGAATACGCCGGCCCGTTGGGAATTCTTCAAGCTCTAGCCGATGGGACAAAACTACTTTTCAAAGAAAATCTTCGTCCATCTAGAGGAAATACTCCTTTATTTAGTATTGGACCATCTATAGCAGTTATCTCTATTTTACTAAGTTATTCAGTAATTCCCTTTAGCAATCACCTTGTTTTAGCGGATCTCAATATCGGTATTTTTTTATGGATTGCCATCTCAAGTATTGCTCCTATTGGACTTCTTATGTCAGGATATGGATCAAATAATAAATATTCTTTTTTAGGTGGTCTGCGAGCTGCTGCCCAATCGATTAGTTATGAAATACCATTAACTCTATGTGTTTTATCAATATCTCTAC TATCTAACAGTTTAAGTACAGTTGATATAGTTGAGGCACAATCAAAATATGGTTTTTGGGGATGGAATTTGTGGCGTCAACCTATAGGTTTTATCATTTTTCTAATTTCTTCCCTAGCAGAATGCGAGAGGTTACCGTTTGATTTACCAGAAGCGGAAGAAGAATTAATAGCAGGTTATCAAACTGAATATTCAGGTATAAAATTTGGTTTATTTTACGTTGCTTCTTATCTAAATCTATTAATTTCCTCATTATTTGTAACAGTTCTATACTTAGGCGGTTGGAATATTTCTATTCCGTATATATCTATTCTGGAGCTATTTCAAAGGGATCAAATTTTTGGAACAACAATTGGTATCTTTATTACATTAGCTAAAACTTATTTGTTTTTGTTCGTTTCTATCGCAACAAGATGGACTTTACCTAGGCTAAGAATGGATCAACTATTAAATCTTGGATGGAAATTTCTTTTACCTATTTCCCTTGGTAATCTATTATTAACCACTTCTTTCCAACTCTTTTCACTCTAA
- the ndhH gene encoding NADH dehydrogenase subunit 7: MKRPVTGKDLMIVNMGPHHPSMHGVLRLIVTLDGEDVVDCEPILGYLHRGMEKIAENRAIIQYLPYVTRWDYLATMFTEAITVNGPEQLGNIQVPKRASYIRVIMLELSRIASHLLWLGPFMADIGAQTPFFYIFREREFVYDLFEAATGMRMMHNFFRIGGIAADLPYGWIDKCLDFCDYFLTEVVEYQKLITRNPIFLERVEGVGIIGGEEAINWGLSGPMLRASGIPWDLRKIDRYESYDEFEWEIQWQKQGDSLARYLVRLSEMTESIKIIQQALEGLPGGPYENLESRGFDRKRNPEWNDFEYRFISKKPSPTFELSKQELYVRVEAPKGELGIFLIGDQSGFPWRWKIRPPGFINLQILPELVKRMKLADIMTILGSIDIIMGEVDR; encoded by the coding sequence ATGAAGAGACCAGTTACAGGAAAAGATCTTATGATAGTCAATATGGGACCTCACCACCCATCCATGCATGGTGTTCTTCGCTTAATTGTTACTCTAGATGGTGAGGATGTTGTTGACTGTGAACCCATATTAGGTTATTTACACAGAGGAATGGAAAAAATTGCAGAAAACCGAGCAATTATACAATATTTACCGTATGTAACGCGATGGGATTATTTAGCTACTATGTTTACAGAAGCAATAACAGTAAATGGACCAGAACAATTGGGAAATATTCAAGTTCCTAAAAGGGCCAGCTATATCAGAGTAATTATGCTGGAATTGAGTCGTATAGCTTCTCATCTGTTATGGCTCGGCCCTTTTATGGCAGATATTGGTGCACAGACTCCCTTTTTCTATATTTTCAGAGAACGAGAATTTGTATATGATCTATTCGAAGCTGCCACCGGTATGAGAATGATGCATAATTTTTTTCGTATTGGAGGAATAGCGGCTGATTTACCTTATGGTTGGATAGATAAATGCTTGGATTTTTGTGATTATTTTTTAACAGAGGTTGTTGAATATCAAAAACTCATTACACGAAATCCTATTTTTTTAGAACGGGTTGAAGGAGTTGGGATTATTGGTGGGGAAGAAGCAATAAATTGGGGTTTATCCGGACCAATGCTACGCGCATCCGGAATACCATGGGATCTTCGTAAAATTGATCGTTATGAGTCTTACGATGAATTTGAATGGGAAATTCAATGGCAAAAACAAGGAGATTCATTAGCTCGTTATTTAGTACGACTTAGCGAAATGACAGAATCCATAAAAATTATTCAACAGGCTCTGGAAGGACTTCCAGGGGGTCCCTATGAGAATTTAGAAAGCAGGGGCTTTGATAGAAAAAGGAATCCAGAATGGAATGATTTTGAATATCGATTCATTAGTAAAAAACCTTCTCCTACTTTTGAATTATCAAAACAAGAACTTTATGTAAGAGTTGAAGCTCCAAAAGGGGAGTTGGGAATTTTTCTCATAGGAGATCAAAGCGGTTTTCCTTGGAGATGGAAAATACGACCACCGGGTTTTATTAATTTGCAAATTCTTCCTGAACTAGTTAAAAGAATGAAATTGGCTGATATTATGACGATACTCGGTAGCATAGATATAATTATGGGAGAAGTTGATCGTTAA
- the rps15 gene encoding ribosomal protein S15 codes for MIKNIVISFEEQKEESRGSVEFQVFSFTNKIRRLTSHLELHRKDYLSQRGLRKILGKRQRLLAYLSKKNRVRYKELINQLNIRELKTR; via the coding sequence ATGATAAAAAATATAGTCATTTCATTTGAAGAACAAAAAGAAGAAAGCAGGGGATCCGTTGAATTTCAAGTATTTAGTTTCACTAATAAGATACGAAGACTTACTTCACATTTGGAATTGCACAGAAAAGATTATTTATCTCAGCGGGGTCTACGAAAAATTCTGGGAAAACGTCAACGACTGCTGGCTTATTTGTCAAAAAAAAATAGAGTACGTTATAAAGAATTAATTAATCAGTTGAATATTCGGGAATTAAAAACTCGTTAA